The stretch of DNA CCTCCTATACATTTGCATCCTCAGTTTTTTGTGCTTTCTCTATTATTTCAACTAATCTCCATCTTTTGAGTTTGCTTAAGGGTCTGGTAAACTTTATCTTAACAACATCTCCAACAGAGCTTTCGTTGTTTTCATCATGAACGTAGAACTTCGTTCTTTTTTTCACGAACTTCTTATACAATGGATGCATTTTATAGTATTCGTAAACCACCACTCTCGTTTTATTCATCTTGTCACTGATAACTTTACCGACCTTGTATATTACTCTTCCCATAACTACTCCTTGAGGGTGAGGAATATTTTAATAAAGAAAATTCTCTTTTTACAAGTTTGGGTGAAAATCCGTTTAATAAGTTCCAATTTTCACTAGGTGAGTAAGTAAGGGTCTAAACTTTTTGCTTGCTTATCCCTTTGTTTTTGGGT from Brevinematia bacterium encodes:
- the rpsQ gene encoding 30S ribosomal protein S17 → MGRVIYKVGKVISDKMNKTRVVVYEYYKMHPLYKKFVKKRTKFYVHDENNESSVGDVVKIKFTRPLSKLKRWRLVEIIEKAQKTEDANV